The following coding sequences lie in one Thalassoglobus polymorphus genomic window:
- a CDS encoding GGDEF domain-containing protein, translating into MVTLQTDALNLIGLMVAGSFVSGLLLWSRFRYLQDQSNQLLKELAEVQQTSKKSRKKCEKFEFEVDWLKLAQLQHRSEIHFLNLWKSSCENPEACLAWLVLNGDTLEATDHSQQSPDVVACFPEHLNYFCIERSSQQNRFQELPEHIEKLHLFRCAHDSPERLILIVSQLPCFATERIDLERLSELTGFVKNTSRTLTTADASLDENLEDLIAREMLEIRSLLDVEFQSPTEMMEGFLNKLACLSGYEFASLYLSETDSLKVEELSHFASGGILQGQTSQESWNESEQKYLQSTDPAFDQPLIITPESILECDKEIPFRCGLLIPVRHEQESIGLLFLTHSDSTMPSDEDARLIEWASTFLIQTLNKELTRTEIMDQARRDPLTHLANRRTFDLELDRLMQHANHANEPLSLVLVDIDHFKAVNDQFGHPTGDVVLQQVANILAQTTNELRVTDHAIAARYGGEEFALILPNIGEQGAVRIANQIREAIADQKIQTARTSLSVTASFGVAAFRGVELQPSELIQLSDVALYQAKNSGRNQVCSARELLSQHPEIGSKPFSKS; encoded by the coding sequence GTGGTGACATTACAGACAGATGCGCTCAATCTGATCGGGCTGATGGTTGCAGGAAGTTTCGTCTCAGGGCTTCTCTTGTGGTCAAGATTTCGCTACCTGCAAGACCAGTCCAATCAACTTCTCAAGGAATTGGCTGAAGTTCAGCAGACGTCGAAGAAGTCGAGAAAAAAGTGCGAGAAGTTTGAGTTCGAAGTGGACTGGCTGAAGCTGGCTCAACTCCAACACAGATCAGAGATTCATTTCCTGAACCTCTGGAAGAGTTCGTGCGAGAACCCAGAAGCCTGTTTGGCTTGGCTGGTCTTAAACGGCGACACTCTTGAAGCAACTGACCATTCGCAACAGTCGCCGGATGTTGTCGCCTGTTTCCCTGAACATTTAAACTATTTCTGCATTGAGAGAAGCTCGCAACAAAATCGGTTTCAGGAACTTCCAGAACATATTGAAAAACTCCATCTCTTCCGCTGCGCCCACGATTCGCCAGAGAGACTGATTCTGATTGTTTCTCAGTTGCCCTGTTTCGCAACTGAACGTATTGACCTTGAACGCTTGTCGGAACTCACCGGCTTCGTCAAGAACACATCACGCACTCTCACCACTGCGGATGCCTCTCTCGATGAAAACCTGGAAGATCTCATCGCCCGCGAGATGCTTGAAATTCGGTCTCTACTCGATGTCGAATTTCAATCACCAACAGAAATGATGGAAGGGTTTTTGAATAAGCTCGCTTGTTTATCCGGCTACGAATTCGCGAGCCTGTACTTGAGTGAAACAGATTCGTTGAAGGTCGAGGAACTCTCCCATTTCGCAAGCGGCGGAATTCTACAGGGTCAAACGTCTCAAGAATCTTGGAATGAATCCGAACAAAAATATCTTCAATCGACTGACCCTGCCTTTGACCAACCTTTAATCATCACTCCGGAATCGATCCTGGAATGCGATAAAGAAATCCCATTCCGATGCGGGTTACTGATCCCTGTTCGCCACGAGCAGGAATCGATCGGTCTTCTGTTCCTGACGCACTCTGACTCGACCATGCCTTCAGATGAAGATGCCCGACTGATCGAATGGGCATCGACGTTCTTGATTCAAACTCTGAACAAAGAACTCACACGTACCGAAATCATGGACCAGGCGCGGCGAGACCCCCTGACTCACCTCGCCAATCGACGGACCTTCGACCTTGAACTCGACCGTCTCATGCAGCACGCAAATCATGCGAACGAACCGCTCAGCCTGGTCCTGGTTGACATTGACCACTTTAAGGCCGTCAACGATCAGTTCGGGCACCCAACCGGCGATGTTGTCCTACAGCAAGTCGCAAACATCCTGGCACAAACCACCAATGAGCTTCGAGTGACCGATCATGCCATCGCTGCAAGGTACGGTGGGGAAGAGTTCGCGCTGATTTTGCCGAACATCGGTGAACAGGGAGCCGTACGTATTGCTAACCAAATCCGTGAGGCCATCGCAGATCAAAAGATTCAAACCGCAAGGACCAGTCTCTCAGTCACAGCATCCTTCGGCGTCGCAGCTTTTCGTGGAGTCGAACTACAACCTTCGGAGTTGATTCAGCTCTCTGATGTCGCACTGTATCAGGCAAAAAATTCTGGTCGAAATCAAGTTTGCTCAGCTCGAGAGCTTTTGAGTCAGCATCCTGAAATCGGCAGCAAACCTTTCTCAAAGTCATAA